From the Saprospiraceae bacterium genome, the window ATAATAGACAACGATTCGGGTAAGCGCGGAAAAACCCTCTGACTTACAGATATGGCAGTCCGCCCGCATATAGATGATGCTCTCCCGGTAAGTATCAATATGAACCGCCCGGACTTTGAGCGAATTGAACGGTACGTGTTCAGCGGCCCCATTGCCCGCGTGATGGATTGAGCCGGATTTGGGTATCGTGGATGGTGCGTTTTCCATGTTGAAATAGTTTTATGATGGAAGGGCCGTTCGATTTCACAGGTTAAAAAGGGTCGTTTCTTCATCCTCCTTTGCTATGAAGGCAGGGATATGCAAGTCCTGTTCAATCTTTTTGCGAAAAGTGTCTTGGGCAGGGCCTTCCCCGTGTACGAGTACCACTTTTTGCACCGCCGGTCCCATTTGACTGAGCCATTGCAGCAGTTCGGCCTGGTCGGCATGCCCCGACAAGCCGGAAATGTCTTCTATGCTTGCCTTGACGGGTACGTACTGCCCGTGGATTTTTAGTTCGCGCTCGCCGTTTTTCAGGCGCCTTCCGCGAGTTCCTTCCGCTTGATAACCAATTAAAAGGATGGCATTTTTCGGGTCGGGCGCCAGGTGTTTCAAATATTCGAGCACCCGCCCTCCGGTGAGCATTCCGCTGGCAGAAATGACGATTTTTGGCCCCGGTGTGGAAATGATTTTTTTGGTTTGGCGAAAATCCCGGTTGATGACCACATCGTTGCACACGCTCATACATTCGTCGTGTTTCAGTTTATGCCATTGGGTATGCCGGCACAAAATCTGGGTTGCGTCGGCAGCCATAGGACTGTCGAGAAAAACGGGCAGACTGGCCGGAATTCGTTGCTCGCTTTTGAGGGTATTCACGAG encodes:
- a CDS encoding MBL fold metallo-hydrolase, giving the protein LNCHGKIIVFSGDIGRYESRFLLPPSSIPEADLVVMESTYGDRLHGDNDPLDELAEVINRVIQRHGSLIIPSFAVGRAQEIMHLVNTLKSEQRIPASLPVFLDSPMAADATQILCRHTQWHKLKHDECMSVCNDVVINRDFRQTKKIISTPGPKIVISASGMLTGGRVLEYLKHLAPDPKNAILLIGYQAEGTRGRRLKNGERELKIHGQYVPVKASIEDISGLSGHADQAELLQWLSQMGPAVQKVVLVHGEGPAQDTFRKKIEQDLHIPAFIAKEDEETTLFNL